A genomic segment from Chitinophaga niabensis encodes:
- a CDS encoding MutS-related protein, with protein MSLMTDKQTLNDLNIFGKGGGDTVYTIFNRTFTRGGSELLEEMFRNPLSDEHTINARSTIIRSFSEQEISFPYESEWFDAAEQYLENTDERTRLTETDNTLSRKFNHLIAADTEYKAIEKSVLSLIHILQSTRAFAATIRQLADVDELLRIEELQPLLQESTKQKFSFARIAEYDKVLRFRQRENIKKLLGHIYLADVYLSVARTARERKFTFPVALPRAAQTMVLEDFYHPSLTKPVVNSLSVSPQSNIIFLTGANMAGKSTFMKALGITMYLAQMGFPVPASKMEFAVRDGIYTTINLPDNLHIGASHFYAEVLRIKTIARELSRDKYLFVIFDELFRGTNVKDAYEATIAITSAIARRQNCMFIVSTHIIEAGDVLKEKCDNINFVYLPTLMDGNKPVYTHKLASGITSDRHGMVIIKNEGILDILTRRRSIKKTT; from the coding sequence ATGAGCCTGATGACCGATAAACAAACATTGAATGATCTGAATATTTTCGGAAAAGGAGGAGGAGATACGGTATATACCATCTTTAACCGCACCTTTACCCGTGGCGGATCTGAATTGCTGGAAGAAATGTTCCGTAATCCGCTGTCAGATGAGCATACTATCAATGCACGCAGCACTATCATCCGTTCTTTTTCCGAACAGGAGATCAGCTTTCCGTACGAAAGCGAATGGTTCGATGCAGCAGAGCAATACCTGGAAAATACAGATGAGCGCACCCGGCTGACGGAAACAGATAATACGCTGAGCAGAAAATTCAATCATCTGATCGCTGCCGATACGGAATATAAAGCCATTGAAAAAAGTGTACTGAGCCTGATCCACATCCTGCAATCTACCAGGGCATTTGCCGCTACTATCCGGCAACTGGCAGATGTAGATGAGCTGTTGCGCATAGAGGAACTGCAACCACTGTTGCAGGAGAGCACCAAACAGAAATTTTCCTTTGCCAGGATAGCGGAGTACGATAAAGTACTTCGCTTCCGGCAGCGGGAGAATATCAAAAAACTGCTGGGGCATATTTACCTGGCAGATGTATACCTCTCTGTTGCCCGTACTGCCAGGGAGCGGAAATTTACCTTCCCGGTTGCGTTGCCCCGTGCAGCCCAAACCATGGTGCTGGAAGATTTTTACCATCCGTCTTTAACAAAACCAGTGGTCAATTCTCTGTCTGTTAGCCCCCAAAGCAATATTATTTTTCTGACTGGGGCCAATATGGCAGGTAAATCCACTTTCATGAAAGCGCTGGGCATTACCATGTACCTGGCACAGATGGGATTCCCTGTCCCGGCTTCAAAAATGGAGTTCGCTGTGCGGGATGGTATTTACACCACTATTAACCTGCCGGATAACCTGCATATCGGAGCCAGTCATTTCTATGCAGAAGTGCTGCGCATAAAAACGATCGCAAGGGAACTGAGCCGTGATAAGTACCTGTTTGTGATCTTTGATGAACTGTTCCGCGGTACCAATGTAAAGGATGCATACGAAGCTACCATTGCCATTACTTCTGCCATAGCACGCAGGCAGAATTGTATGTTCATTGTGTCCACACACATTATTGAAGCAGGTGATGTGCTCAAAGAGAAATGCGATAACATCAACTTCGTATACCTGCCTACACTGATGGACGGCAACAAGCCCGTTTATACACATAAGCTGGCCTCCGGTATTACTTCAGACAGGCATGGTATGGTGATTATAAAAAATGAAGGGATCCTGGATATATTAACCAGGAGAAGATCAATAAAGAAAACCACATGA
- a CDS encoding MutS-related protein gives MSFIADKQTLDDLSLLGKYNAGSIFSLFNQVHTRGAEKLLDIMFRHPLTEAEKINSRSEAFRYFGEHAAIFPFDEQQLNSMEAYLEEGGSGNAPLVYWQVGRKKLMELLVKEDTYSLLVEGMNTCINVLKCCAGLLKQLEKEGRDTNSPWEKWAAAARSIIEDKRLTAYDTAERSVFQTAGLHYLLTHVFQSRLKHLLELTYEIDVYITVSGIARERDFTYALALPKGKNILVAEGVRHPRVEKAVPNSIAFNGDSNILFLTGANMAGKSTLMKATGIMLYLAHMGFPVAADDLQFSVLDGIYSSVNVPDDLNRGYSHFYAEVLRVKKVAEEVDSEKHLFVIFDELFKGTNVKDAYDATLAVTAAFTAFRECFFIISTHIFEVGEELKAEGDSIQFVFLPTVMEGTVPRYTYTLQKGITEDRQGMIIIENEGILDML, from the coding sequence ATGAGCTTTATTGCAGACAAACAAACGCTGGATGACCTTTCCCTGTTAGGGAAATACAATGCCGGTTCCATTTTCAGCCTCTTCAACCAGGTACATACCAGGGGAGCGGAAAAGCTACTGGATATCATGTTCCGGCACCCCCTCACAGAGGCGGAAAAGATCAACAGCAGAAGTGAAGCCTTTCGTTATTTCGGAGAGCATGCTGCTATCTTTCCTTTTGATGAGCAGCAGCTGAACAGCATGGAGGCATACCTGGAAGAGGGAGGTAGCGGTAATGCACCATTGGTATACTGGCAGGTAGGCAGGAAAAAACTGATGGAGCTGTTGGTAAAGGAAGATACTTACAGCCTGCTGGTGGAAGGTATGAATACCTGCATCAATGTATTGAAATGTTGTGCCGGGCTTCTTAAGCAGTTAGAAAAAGAAGGCCGGGATACAAACAGTCCCTGGGAAAAATGGGCTGCGGCAGCCAGGAGTATCATAGAAGATAAACGGCTTACAGCATATGATACAGCGGAAAGGTCTGTTTTTCAAACAGCCGGGCTGCATTACCTGCTTACACATGTGTTTCAAAGCAGGTTAAAGCATCTGCTGGAGCTGACCTATGAAATAGATGTCTATATCACAGTATCCGGTATTGCCAGGGAGCGGGACTTTACATATGCCCTTGCTTTGCCAAAAGGAAAGAATATCCTGGTAGCAGAGGGTGTAAGGCATCCCAGGGTAGAAAAAGCGGTTCCCAATTCAATTGCTTTCAATGGAGATAGTAATATCCTGTTCCTTACCGGGGCAAATATGGCCGGTAAATCCACTTTGATGAAAGCTACTGGTATCATGCTGTACCTGGCACATATGGGCTTCCCTGTGGCGGCGGATGATCTGCAGTTCTCCGTGCTGGATGGTATTTATTCTTCCGTGAATGTGCCGGATGATCTGAACAGGGGGTACAGTCATTTTTATGCAGAGGTCTTAAGGGTGAAAAAGGTGGCAGAGGAAGTAGATTCTGAGAAACACCTGTTTGTGATCTTCGATGAGCTTTTTAAAGGCACCAATGTAAAAGATGCTTACGATGCAACGCTTGCCGTAACTGCTGCCTTCACTGCTTTCAGGGAGTGTTTCTTTATAATTTCCACGCATATTTTTGAAGTAGGGGAGGAATTGAAGGCAGAAGGGGATAGTATTCAGTTTGTATTCTTACCTACTGTTATGGAAGGCACTGTGCCCAGGTATACTTATACCCTTCAAAAGGGTATTACGGAGGACCGGCAGGGGATGATCATTATTGAAAATGAAGGGATCCTGGATATGCTTTAA
- a CDS encoding Gldg family protein, protein MRRIYKIAKAELFTLFYSPIAWMILVVFAFQTGMAFVEHLQEAVRAQATGWGNSFITAGIFSGPRGLFASVQNYLYLYMPLLTMGLMSRELSSGSIKLLYSSPVTSSQIIRGKFLAMMTYSFMLIGVLMVYVVIGLCTVDNFDLPSVWSGLLAIYLLMCGYAAIGLFMSSLTSYQVVAALGTLVLLAALSYMNKIWQDINFVRDITYWLSISGRCNEMINGLICSEDVLYFVIVVCMFLALSILKLQANRTHASFSRVWGQYALVVVCAMMLGYATSRPILMAYYDATETKRNTLTPNSQEIMAKLEGGMTITTYVNLLDREYYHGIPAQVNEDKERLKQYIRFKPETKLKYVYYYDKPSNNPRLNFVYPKKSLAEMAKGEANIRDLDIDLFLTPKEIKKKIDLSGEGNTFVRLVERENGQKAWLRIYDDMMKFPSEAEVSAVFKRMVMKLPRIAFLEGHGERKIEGERIRDYTMFSSVKTFRYALTNQGCDVETLDLSGDKQIPKEVDIIVIADMKEKMDSLQKKKLDAYIANGGNLVITLKPGSEIMESFIGEFGVKTVPGQLVQPKQDVAANVVMNVPTEAAKALAPIYESMLDRRQWVGTVISAGLVMAENKGYKAIPVLQTVDTMKTWNEVQTIDFVNDSATVDAAAGEKQGVYTTAMALTRKVGAKEQRIMIIGDADCISNGGMTPPYRRYGAANFSMIPGTFHWLSYGTVPVDVSRPRSSDNEISLAKDSVKAVRYGLMGVIPGILLIGSAILLIRRKRK, encoded by the coding sequence ATGAGACGAATTTATAAGATCGCCAAGGCGGAACTGTTCACCTTGTTCTATTCACCCATCGCCTGGATGATCCTTGTTGTATTTGCTTTTCAGACAGGGATGGCTTTTGTTGAACATCTGCAGGAAGCGGTAAGGGCACAGGCTACCGGTTGGGGAAATTCATTTATTACAGCCGGTATTTTTTCAGGACCACGGGGGCTGTTTGCTTCAGTGCAGAACTACCTGTACCTCTATATGCCCTTGCTGACAATGGGCCTGATGAGCCGTGAGTTAAGCAGCGGATCTATTAAGCTGCTGTATTCTTCTCCCGTAACATCTTCCCAGATCATCCGCGGTAAATTCCTGGCCATGATGACTTACAGCTTCATGCTGATAGGTGTGCTGATGGTGTATGTGGTGATCGGCCTGTGTACCGTGGATAATTTTGACCTTCCTTCTGTATGGTCCGGCCTCCTGGCCATCTACCTGCTGATGTGCGGGTATGCGGCCATAGGATTATTTATGTCCAGCCTCACCTCTTACCAGGTGGTAGCGGCTTTGGGAACACTGGTGCTGCTGGCAGCATTGAGCTATATGAACAAGATCTGGCAGGATATCAATTTTGTACGGGATATCACCTACTGGCTCTCTATCTCAGGCCGTTGTAATGAAATGATCAATGGGTTGATCTGCAGCGAGGATGTACTGTATTTTGTGATCGTTGTATGTATGTTCCTTGCACTGAGTATCCTTAAGTTACAGGCCAACCGTACACATGCTTCATTTTCCAGGGTATGGGGCCAGTATGCGCTGGTGGTTGTTTGTGCCATGATGCTGGGATATGCTACTTCCCGGCCAATCCTGATGGCCTATTATGATGCCACTGAAACCAAACGCAATACCCTTACACCTAACAGCCAGGAGATCATGGCTAAACTGGAAGGGGGAATGACCATTACAACTTATGTAAACCTGCTGGACAGGGAATATTATCATGGCATTCCCGCACAGGTAAATGAGGACAAGGAGAGACTGAAACAATACATCCGCTTTAAACCGGAAACCAAACTGAAGTACGTTTATTACTATGATAAGCCAAGTAATAATCCACGGCTGAATTTTGTTTACCCTAAAAAGAGCCTGGCTGAAATGGCCAAAGGTGAAGCAAATATCCGTGACCTTGATATTGACCTTTTCCTCACACCAAAAGAAATAAAGAAGAAGATCGATCTCTCGGGCGAGGGCAACACGTTTGTTCGACTGGTAGAAAGAGAGAACGGGCAGAAAGCCTGGCTGAGGATCTATGATGATATGATGAAATTCCCTTCAGAAGCAGAAGTATCCGCTGTTTTCAAACGAATGGTGATGAAGCTGCCCAGGATTGCTTTCCTGGAAGGGCACGGCGAACGTAAGATCGAAGGAGAAAGGATCAGGGATTACACCATGTTCTCTTCCGTTAAAACATTCCGTTACGCGCTTACCAACCAGGGCTGTGATGTGGAAACACTGGACCTTTCCGGGGATAAACAGATCCCCAAAGAAGTGGACATTATCGTGATCGCGGATATGAAAGAGAAAATGGATTCCCTGCAAAAGAAGAAACTGGACGCCTACATTGCCAACGGTGGCAACCTGGTGATCACACTTAAGCCGGGTTCAGAAATAATGGAATCATTCATCGGGGAATTTGGTGTTAAAACAGTTCCCGGCCAGCTGGTACAACCTAAACAGGATGTAGCGGCCAATGTGGTGATGAATGTTCCTACAGAAGCAGCTAAAGCACTGGCGCCCATTTACGAGAGTATGCTGGATCGCAGGCAATGGGTAGGTACGGTGATCTCTGCCGGCCTTGTAATGGCTGAAAATAAAGGATACAAAGCAATACCTGTTCTGCAGACAGTGGATACCATGAAAACATGGAATGAAGTACAGACCATAGATTTTGTGAATGACTCTGCTACAGTAGATGCAGCAGCCGGAGAAAAGCAGGGTGTGTATACCACCGCTATGGCCTTAACCCGTAAAGTAGGAGCAAAGGAGCAACGCATTATGATCATCGGAGATGCCGATTGTATCAGCAACGGTGGCATGACACCTCCTTACAGACGTTATGGCGCAGCTAACTTCTCCATGATCCCGGGTACCTTCCATTGGCTGTCTTACGGCACTGTACCGGTTGATGTGAGCCGCCCGCGTTCTTCAGATAATGAGATCTCCCTTGCCAAAGACAGTGTGAAAGCAGTGAGATATGGATTGATGGGAGTTATACCCGGCATATTGCTGATAGGAAGTGCCATTTTACTGATCAGGAGAAAAAGAAAGTAG
- a CDS encoding SusC/RagA family TonB-linked outer membrane protein, producing the protein MRLTVILLTAVMLQANASGLAQTVTLSGKEIPLKKIFTAIKQQTGYVVFSNTNTVNDAQHVSLSVRDMPLRDLLDVVLKDFPVTYLIKDKTIVLSRKVMPQVNFLEIPAPPAEISGVVRSAAGEVLQGVSVRIKNTSSGTSTGPGGEFSFLRVPENAVVIISMLGYETMEIGIRKTNKGYTAYAVNNAQSGGVKASEGNIVSINVTLNKKELEMQDVVVTGYMNVNKGMYVGAVYSVKADDIKIGGETSIDQMLQGVVPGMSVMVQSGQVGATPKIRIRGTSTILGNQEPLWVVDGVIQRDPLPIPSGSGALAGDPGELRLIASNAISWLNPNDIDGITVLKDASATAIYGSQAANGVIVLTTKKARPGQLSVSYSGNFSVGQRPTYGTYDLMNSQELMQFSKEVYQGRDSYTYEVLPIGYGGLIQQLQDKTIDFATYTEKYRKMENQNTDWFSALFRNTFNQNHNVSISGGTDKIVNRTSFSMQQQKGEAKGNDLKSFTASSNTTLRFGSRLTVNLMLNGSIRETDGFTYGVSPFDYAYSTSRTIPMYNDDGTLFYHEKRGEASTAVPNKNSYLYNIQNEISNTGTKNTTTTLSSTVDVRLQVLKGLEYQGLLSYTTAASNVKSYATELSYFITQKRGYEFGSVPSNSPEELSSRLPFGGLAQLESANNKGYTFRNSLVYNKQFGNLHNMILQGGVEARSSLAEGNTATRYGYLRYRGESYAPVPLAPTFIVNSGLENLHESMRLNSRIVNQESNYLSEYFSAVYGFDQRYIINFNGRLDASNRFGQDKNKRFQPTWSVGGRWRVGNEKFLQRVKWLNSFDLSATYGYQGNAVEAVSPYLIATDGGLSQIFRQYTLRIKSLPYPDLGWEKTKTWNLGLDFSLWNGRFNATANWYKKSSNILASRQVPVENGMNSAIVFGSLMENTGYDLIISLIPVRTKDFSWQFSVNTGLARNILKQNERVNTREDYLNGTAIVNGESYSTFYSFAYAGLDHTNGRPTFRYMDIKPTQNDLDYLVKTGKLEPDFSGGFNTMLRYKNISLSAQFAMAFGATKRLPLYYNNTGAPTPEQNVPRALKDRWKQPGDEQYTNIPSIPPGNPRRFEFNLPLLNPVPVTPYQLYNQSDIMTASADFIRCRSIGVNYEFTQKMLKPMHIKRLSTSLSMTNPFLVVFDDAWRGYDPETAGWPARRMASLSFNMTF; encoded by the coding sequence ATGCGACTTACTGTCATTTTATTAACAGCCGTTATGTTGCAGGCAAATGCTTCGGGCCTTGCACAAACCGTTACACTATCCGGTAAAGAGATCCCTTTAAAGAAAATATTTACTGCTATCAAGCAGCAAACAGGTTATGTTGTTTTCAGCAATACCAACACTGTCAACGATGCACAGCATGTATCACTTTCCGTGCGTGATATGCCATTGAGAGACTTATTGGATGTGGTGCTGAAAGACTTTCCTGTTACTTACCTGATCAAAGATAAAACGATTGTACTCTCCCGTAAGGTGATGCCACAGGTTAACTTCCTGGAAATTCCGGCTCCGCCAGCCGAAATTTCAGGGGTGGTGCGCTCAGCTGCCGGAGAAGTGCTGCAGGGTGTTTCCGTGCGTATTAAAAATACAAGTAGCGGAACCAGTACAGGCCCCGGTGGGGAATTTTCCTTTCTGCGGGTTCCGGAAAACGCCGTTGTGATCATTTCCATGCTGGGTTACGAAACCATGGAAATAGGGATCCGCAAAACAAATAAAGGGTATACTGCTTATGCCGTTAATAACGCACAATCCGGCGGTGTAAAGGCTTCAGAAGGGAACATTGTGAGCATCAATGTAACGCTGAATAAAAAAGAGCTGGAGATGCAGGATGTGGTGGTAACAGGTTACATGAACGTGAACAAGGGCATGTATGTGGGCGCTGTTTATTCCGTGAAGGCAGACGATATAAAGATAGGTGGTGAAACCAGCATTGATCAGATGTTACAGGGTGTGGTGCCGGGGATGTCTGTAATGGTGCAATCCGGTCAGGTGGGTGCTACTCCCAAGATCCGTATCCGTGGTACTTCCACTATCCTGGGAAACCAGGAACCACTTTGGGTAGTGGATGGTGTGATCCAGCGCGATCCTTTGCCTATTCCCAGTGGTAGCGGAGCATTGGCAGGAGATCCGGGAGAATTACGCCTGATCGCTTCCAATGCTATTTCCTGGCTGAACCCTAACGATATTGATGGTATCACTGTATTGAAAGATGCTTCCGCTACTGCCATCTATGGCTCGCAGGCAGCTAACGGCGTGATTGTACTCACTACTAAAAAAGCAAGGCCGGGTCAGTTATCTGTTTCCTATAGCGGTAACTTTTCCGTTGGCCAAAGGCCCACATATGGTACGTACGACCTGATGAACTCACAGGAGCTGATGCAGTTCTCCAAAGAGGTATACCAGGGCCGCGACAGTTATACCTATGAGGTACTGCCAATAGGTTATGGAGGATTGATCCAGCAGTTACAGGATAAAACGATAGATTTTGCTACATACACGGAAAAGTACAGGAAGATGGAAAACCAGAATACAGACTGGTTCAGTGCATTGTTCCGCAATACTTTTAATCAGAATCACAACGTGAGCATTTCCGGCGGTACGGATAAGATCGTGAACAGAACTTCCTTTAGCATGCAGCAGCAGAAAGGAGAAGCGAAAGGGAATGATCTGAAATCTTTCACCGCATCTTCGAATACAACGCTCCGGTTTGGAAGCCGCCTTACCGTAAACCTGATGCTGAATGGAAGTATCCGGGAAACAGATGGTTTTACTTATGGTGTGAGCCCATTTGATTATGCCTATAGTACTTCCAGGACCATTCCGATGTATAACGATGATGGAACACTTTTCTATCATGAGAAGAGAGGTGAGGCCAGTACAGCAGTTCCTAATAAAAACAGTTACCTGTATAATATTCAGAACGAAATTAGTAACACAGGTACAAAGAATACCACTACCACACTTTCTTCCACTGTTGATGTAAGGTTGCAGGTGCTGAAAGGACTGGAATACCAGGGACTGCTGTCTTATACCACCGCTGCCTCCAATGTAAAATCCTATGCTACTGAATTATCTTATTTCATCACGCAAAAAAGAGGATATGAATTTGGCAGCGTACCATCCAATTCCCCTGAAGAGCTGAGCAGCCGCCTGCCTTTTGGTGGCCTGGCACAGCTGGAAAGCGCCAATAATAAAGGGTATACTTTCAGGAACAGCCTCGTATATAACAAACAGTTTGGCAACCTGCACAACATGATCCTGCAGGGAGGGGTAGAAGCAAGGTCTTCCCTTGCAGAGGGCAACACGGCTACGCGTTACGGTTACCTGCGTTACCGTGGAGAAAGTTATGCACCCGTTCCGCTTGCACCCACTTTTATTGTGAACAGCGGTTTGGAAAACCTGCATGAATCCATGCGTTTGAATTCAAGGATCGTTAACCAGGAAAGTAATTACCTGAGTGAATACTTCTCTGCTGTATATGGTTTTGATCAGCGTTATATCATCAACTTTAACGGAAGGCTGGATGCATCCAACCGTTTTGGCCAGGATAAGAACAAAAGGTTCCAGCCAACCTGGTCTGTGGGTGGAAGATGGCGTGTTGGTAATGAAAAATTCCTGCAAAGGGTGAAATGGCTGAATTCATTTGACCTGTCTGCCACTTATGGTTACCAGGGAAATGCCGTAGAAGCGGTATCGCCTTACCTCATTGCTACAGATGGCGGGCTCAGCCAGATCTTCAGGCAATATACCCTGAGGATCAAATCCCTGCCTTATCCTGATCTGGGTTGGGAAAAAACAAAGACCTGGAACCTGGGGCTTGATTTCTCCCTGTGGAATGGCCGCTTTAATGCAACCGCCAACTGGTATAAAAAGAGCAGTAATATACTCGCATCCCGCCAGGTACCAGTGGAGAATGGGATGAATTCAGCGATCGTATTCGGTTCCCTGATGGAGAATACAGGATATGATCTGATCATCAGCCTGATACCTGTACGTACAAAAGATTTCAGCTGGCAGTTCTCTGTTAATACCGGTCTTGCCAGGAATATACTGAAGCAGAACGAAAGGGTGAATACAAGAGAAGATTATCTGAACGGAACGGCGATTGTGAATGGAGAATCTTATTCCACATTCTACTCCTTTGCATATGCGGGCCTTGACCACACGAACGGACGCCCCACTTTCAGATACATGGATATTAAACCAACACAGAACGATCTGGATTACCTGGTGAAGACCGGTAAGCTGGAACCGGACTTTTCAGGTGGTTTTAATACGATGCTCAGGTATAAGAACATTTCACTGAGTGCGCAGTTTGCTATGGCATTCGGGGCAACCAAACGTCTGCCGCTTTATTACAATAACACTGGTGCGCCTACACCGGAACAGAATGTTCCCAGGGCATTGAAGGACCGCTGGAAACAACCTGGTGATGAACAATACACCAATATCCCTTCTATTCCTCCTGGTAATCCCCGCAGGTTTGAATTCAATCTGCCCCTGCTGAACCCGGTACCGGTTACACCTTATCAATTGTATAATCAATCTGATATCATGACGGCCAGTGCTGATTTTATCCGCTGCCGTTCCATAGGTGTGAATTATGAATTTACACAGAAGATGCTGAAGCCAATGCATATAAAACGTTTGAGCACATCGCTCAGTATGACCAATCCATTCCTGGTGGTGTTTGATGATGCATGGAGAGGGTATGATCCGGAAACAGCCGGATGGCCTGCCCGCAGGATGGCATCATTATCTTTTAATATGACATTTTAA
- a CDS encoding ABC transporter ATP-binding protein, translated as MENAIVKVENLSHRYASQWAVRDINFEIRSQGVVGLLGSNGAGKSTTMNIICGVLKQTKGEVFINGISLKDNPVAAKRNIGFMPQKLPLYQDFTVEEYITYCADLRMVEKTQVKKATKDAMERCGVLHFRERLLRNLSGGYQQRVGIAQAIVHNPRFVVLDEPTNGLDPNQIVEVRNLIKEIAQDRSVLLSTHILTEVQATCQEIKMIEEGQMVFSGTLEMFDNYIEPNTLVVSLDTPPVQDELLKLEGVRSIEQLAPSRFRIGYDGDKKTAQRIAETSVNSNWGLMELIIEKSSLDAVFARLSRKNTK; from the coding sequence ATGGAAAACGCCATTGTAAAAGTTGAAAACTTATCTCACCGTTACGCTTCGCAGTGGGCGGTAAGGGATATTAATTTTGAGATCCGCAGCCAGGGAGTTGTAGGATTACTGGGTTCCAACGGAGCCGGTAAATCCACTACCATGAATATCATCTGTGGTGTATTAAAGCAAACAAAAGGAGAAGTATTCATCAACGGCATCAGCCTGAAGGATAACCCGGTAGCGGCTAAACGCAATATCGGCTTTATGCCGCAGAAGCTGCCGCTTTACCAGGATTTTACGGTGGAAGAATATATCACCTATTGCGCAGACCTGAGGATGGTGGAGAAAACCCAGGTAAAAAAAGCAACGAAGGATGCGATGGAAAGATGCGGTGTGCTGCATTTCAGAGAACGATTGCTTCGCAACCTCTCCGGTGGTTACCAGCAGCGGGTAGGTATTGCACAGGCCATTGTGCATAATCCAAGGTTTGTAGTGCTGGATGAACCTACCAATGGCCTGGACCCGAACCAGATCGTGGAGGTGCGGAACCTGATCAAAGAAATTGCGCAGGACCGTTCCGTATTGCTCTCAACGCACATTCTTACAGAAGTACAGGCTACCTGCCAGGAGATCAAGATGATCGAAGAAGGGCAGATGGTGTTCTCCGGAACTTTGGAGATGTTCGACAATTACATCGAACCAAATACACTTGTTGTATCGCTGGATACACCCCCTGTTCAGGATGAACTGCTGAAGCTGGAAGGCGTAAGGTCTATTGAGCAGCTGGCGCCTTCCCGCTTCAGGATCGGATATGACGGGGACAAGAAAACAGCGCAGCGTATAGCAGAAACAAGTGTAAACAGCAACTGGGGATTGATGGAGCTGATCATTGAAAAAAGTTCGCTGGATGCTGTATTTGCGAGACTGTCCAGGAAAAACACCAAATAA
- a CDS encoding RagB/SusD family nutrient uptake outer membrane protein yields MKYKICYLSFITGLLALSSCSKLLEEKSQSEVIPKTTVDFRELLMGSGYMPATEPINFLYYMDDDVDFFIEYGNGNGSPVGSSTAKINFLFYTWQPRLGDRNGLGDLISEDPASTAYYRHYDWIKGCNAVLDNINNAIGSQPEKDRVRAEALAIRAFYYFRLVNLYGEPYNSNPAGLSVPLKLTSGLVAENMPRATVAQVYETIVNDLKEASRLMDPLPIVRRDFHINQPAIHILLSRVYLHMEKWAECKAEADKVFEQGGMLNDLTKAPASSWLTYANPEVEWMFGGSPQANQSTYIPSAEFRAMFDTTDVRWKYGFLIQPQSFYPLLSKMLLSTIDPVQSVRTGEAVLNRAEANVQLEKLPEAMKDLNDLRRTRIVGYRDTSIINKTDLLQAVRNERRKEFCHEGFRWFDLRRYGMPAITHRYQNELTEPVVHYTLAAKDPMYVLPFPNSLLLRNPALKQNPSGSMPDRVGQ; encoded by the coding sequence ATGAAATATAAAATATGCTATCTCTCCTTCATCACCGGCCTGCTTGCTTTAAGCAGCTGCTCCAAACTCCTGGAAGAAAAATCCCAGAGTGAGGTGATCCCTAAAACTACGGTGGACTTCCGGGAATTGCTGATGGGCTCTGGTTATATGCCAGCTACAGAACCCATCAACTTCCTCTATTACATGGATGATGATGTGGATTTTTTCATTGAATACGGAAATGGTAATGGTTCACCGGTAGGTAGTTCCACTGCTAAGATCAACTTCCTCTTTTATACCTGGCAGCCCAGGCTGGGAGACAGGAATGGACTGGGAGACCTTATCAGTGAAGATCCGGCTTCCACCGCATACTACCGCCACTATGATTGGATAAAGGGATGTAATGCGGTATTGGATAATATCAATAATGCTATCGGCAGCCAGCCGGAAAAAGACAGGGTAAGGGCAGAAGCGCTGGCTATTCGCGCCTTTTATTATTTCCGTTTGGTGAACTTATATGGAGAACCCTATAACAGTAACCCGGCAGGGCTGAGTGTTCCATTAAAATTAACTTCCGGGCTGGTGGCAGAGAATATGCCAAGGGCCACTGTTGCACAGGTATATGAAACCATCGTGAACGATCTGAAGGAAGCATCCCGGTTAATGGACCCGCTGCCTATTGTTCGCAGGGATTTCCATATCAACCAGCCGGCTATTCACATCCTGTTATCGAGGGTATACCTCCATATGGAGAAATGGGCAGAATGTAAAGCAGAGGCGGATAAGGTTTTTGAGCAGGGAGGCATGCTGAACGATCTCACAAAGGCTCCTGCCAGTTCCTGGCTCACTTATGCCAACCCTGAAGTGGAATGGATGTTTGGTGGCAGTCCACAGGCGAATCAAAGTACCTATATTCCTTCAGCAGAGTTCCGTGCGATGTTCGATACAACGGATGTACGCTGGAAATATGGCTTCCTTATTCAGCCGCAGAGCTTTTACCCGCTCCTTTCTAAAATGCTGCTGAGCACCATAGACCCGGTACAATCGGTTCGTACGGGGGAAGCTGTTTTAAACAGGGCTGAAGCCAATGTACAGTTGGAAAAACTGCCTGAAGCCATGAAAGACCTGAACGATCTGCGCCGTACCCGTATTGTTGGTTACAGGGATACCAGCATCATCAATAAAACTGACCTGCTGCAGGCCGTAAGGAATGAACGCCGTAAAGAATTCTGCCACGAAGGTTTCCGCTGGTTCGATCTGCGCCGTTATGGGATGCCTGCCATCACGCACCGTTATCAGAATGAATTGACAGAACCTGTCGTGCATTACACACTTGCCGCAAAAGATCCGATGTATGTATTGCCTTTCCCGAACAGCCTGTTGCTGAGGAACCCCGCTTTAAAGCAGAACCCCTCCGGCAGTATGCCAGACAGGGTAGGACAGTAA